Within Streptomyces antibioticus, the genomic segment CTCGGTGCCGGTGGCGCGCAGCGCGTCGAGGTCGGGGGCGCGGTTCTCCTCCTCGTTGGCGATCACCAGGTCGGGGCGGAGCGCGGTGATCCGTTCGAGGTCGGGGTTCTTGGTGCCGCCGATCCGGGTGACGTCGAGGCCCGCCGGACGGCCGCACCAGTCGGTGGCCCCGGCCAGCACCCCCGGCACCGACACGGCGACGGCCTCGGTGAGCGAGGGCACCAGCGAGACGACCCGCACTAGCGCTTCCGGCCGCGGTCCCGGTCCCGGACCGCCTCGATGTGTTCCGCGACCGCGACGACGACCACCCGGGTGTCCGGTTCGGTGGCGCGCCAGCGGTGCCGGACGCCGCCGGTCAGGTACAGGGTGTCGCCGCGGCCCAGACGGTACGCGCGGCCCTCGGCCTCGATCTCGACGGCTCCGTCGGCGACGTACAGGAGCTGGTCGTTGCGGTACTGGAACTCGCGGCCCGGGTCCTGCTCGCCGGTGAACTCGGAGGCGTGCATCTGGTGGTGTCCGCGCACCAGGGACCGGGAGCGCGGCTCGGGTCCCGGCCCGGTGGCCTCGGTGACGTCGGCACGCACGACGTCGACGCTGCACGCCGGGTCGGCGGCGGCGAGGAGTTCCACGGCGGTGGTGCGCAGCGCGTCGGCGACCTTCTCCAGGGAGCCGGTGGAGGGCCGCGCCCGGTCGTTCTCGATCTGGCTCAGGAACGGCACCGACAGGCCGCTGCGCTCGGCCACGACGGCGAGGGTGAGCTGGAGGGAGCGGCGGCGCCGTCGCACGGCCGCGCCCA encodes:
- a CDS encoding helix-turn-helix domain-containing protein translates to MGDHKEQPLRVGAAVRRRRRSLQLTLAVVAERSGLSVPFLSQIENDRARPSTGSLEKVADALRTTAVELLAAADPACSVDVVRADVTEATGPGPEPRSRSLVRGHHQMHASEFTGEQDPGREFQYRNDQLLYVADGAVEIEAEGRAYRLGRGDTLYLTGGVRHRWRATEPDTRVVVVAVAEHIEAVRDRDRGRKR